A part of Rhodamnia argentea isolate NSW1041297 chromosome 8, ASM2092103v1, whole genome shotgun sequence genomic DNA contains:
- the LOC115736673 gene encoding uncharacterized protein LOC115736673 yields the protein MGTSSSEAILVLKRDLNAMEDLANFLSRKTSPEFQEVGAQERSEQVVELPSLGELGSVDDDDDGFKTPTPTTSSLGREAETLAAVRCPPAPRKAPAVRSAKRKDRGAGVTLLDLTDEIDSLFPPAIRRHLYGKIKKAKLESSATALCSKI from the coding sequence ATGGGTACGTCGAGTTCCGAAGCTATCCTCGTCCTGAAGCGAGATCTCAACGCCATGGAAGACCTCGCCAACTTCTTGTCCAGGAAGACCTCGCCGGAATTTCAAGAAGTCGGTGCGCAAGAACGAAGCGAGCAGGTCGTGGAATTGCCATCTCTGGGAGAACTTGGCAGTgtcgatgacgacgacgacggttTCAAGACTCCGACGCCCACCACGTCATCGTTGGGCCGGGAAGCAGAAACCCTGGCGGCAGTTCGGTGCCCGCCGGCGCCGAGGAAGGCTCCAGCAGTCCGGTCGGCAAAGAGGAAAGACCGCGGCGCGGGAGTCACTTTGCTTGATCTGACGGACGAGATCGATTCCCTGTTCCCGCCGGCGATCCGGAGACACTTGTACGGTAAGATCAAGAAAGCGAAGCTGGAAAGCAGTGCGACCGCATTGTGTTCAAAGATTTGA